One segment of Neobacillus endophyticus DNA contains the following:
- the uvrB gene encoding excinuclease ABC subunit UvrB, with protein MKDQFELVSKYSPQGDQPEAIRQLVEGVKNNKRHQTLLGATGTGKTFTISNVIKEVNKPTLVIAHNKTLAGQLYSEFKEFFPNNAVEYFVSYYDYYQPEAYVPQTDTFIEKDASINDEIDKLRHSATSSLFERNDVIIIASVSCIYGLGSPEEYREMVVSLRTGMEIERNQLLHRLVDIQYERNDIDFKRGTFRVRGDVVEIFPVSRDEHCIRVELFGDEIDRIREVDALTGEIIGEREHVAIFPASHFVTREEKMRLAIENIEKELEERLAVLKENNKLLEAQRIEQRTRYDLEMMREMGFCSGIENYSRHLTLRPAGSTPYTLLDYFPEDFLLVIDESHVTLPQIRGMFNGDKARKEVLVEHGFRLPSALDNRPLTFDEFEKHIHNIIYVSATPGPFEIEHTPKMVEQIIRPTGLLDPIIDVRPIEGQIDDLIGEIQDRVKKNERVLVTTLTKKMSEDLTDYLKEIGIKVQYLHSEIKTLERIEIIRELRLGKYDVLIGINLLREGLDIPEVSLVTILDADKEGFLRSERSLIQTIGRAARNANGQVIMYADRITDSMEKAISETKRRRAMQEEYNLKHGVTPKTIQKDIRDVIRATHAAEEQEEYKPAASFGKMSKKERDRLIADMEKEMKDAAKALDFERAAELRDLLFELKAEG; from the coding sequence GTGAAGGATCAATTCGAATTAGTTTCTAAGTATTCACCGCAGGGGGATCAGCCGGAAGCAATCCGGCAATTAGTGGAAGGTGTTAAAAATAATAAGCGTCACCAGACATTGCTGGGAGCGACAGGAACAGGAAAGACCTTTACGATTTCCAATGTCATAAAAGAAGTAAATAAACCGACGCTTGTGATTGCCCACAATAAGACATTGGCAGGCCAGCTTTACAGCGAATTCAAAGAATTTTTTCCGAACAATGCGGTTGAATATTTTGTCAGTTATTATGACTATTATCAACCGGAAGCATATGTTCCGCAGACAGATACATTTATTGAAAAAGATGCCAGCATTAACGATGAAATTGATAAGCTGCGTCACTCAGCCACTTCTTCATTATTCGAACGAAATGACGTCATAATCATTGCCAGCGTTTCCTGTATCTACGGCCTCGGTTCGCCGGAAGAATACCGCGAGATGGTGGTCTCACTCCGAACTGGCATGGAAATCGAGCGAAATCAATTGCTCCATCGCCTCGTCGATATCCAATATGAACGCAATGATATCGATTTTAAACGGGGGACATTCAGAGTCCGCGGCGATGTTGTCGAGATTTTCCCAGTTTCCCGTGATGAACATTGTATCCGAGTCGAACTTTTTGGTGATGAAATTGACCGTATCCGTGAAGTAGATGCACTCACAGGGGAAATTATCGGCGAGCGCGAGCATGTGGCCATTTTTCCGGCATCCCACTTCGTCACAAGAGAAGAGAAAATGCGCTTGGCGATTGAAAACATTGAAAAAGAATTGGAAGAACGCCTGGCTGTTTTGAAAGAAAATAATAAACTGCTCGAAGCACAGCGGATTGAACAGCGGACACGTTATGATTTGGAAATGATGCGTGAAATGGGCTTTTGCTCCGGCATTGAAAACTACTCTCGCCATTTAACCTTGAGACCAGCCGGTTCAACACCTTATACACTGCTGGATTATTTTCCAGAGGATTTCCTTTTGGTAATCGATGAGTCGCATGTGACTTTGCCGCAAATCAGAGGAATGTTTAACGGTGACAAGGCGAGGAAGGAAGTCCTTGTAGAACACGGCTTCCGCCTGCCTTCCGCGCTCGATAACCGGCCGCTCACGTTCGATGAGTTTGAAAAACATATTCATAACATTATTTATGTATCGGCCACACCAGGGCCTTTTGAAATCGAACATACACCAAAAATGGTGGAGCAAATTATCCGACCTACAGGCTTACTTGATCCAATTATTGATGTGCGGCCAATTGAGGGGCAGATTGATGACCTAATTGGTGAAATTCAAGATCGCGTAAAGAAAAATGAACGCGTACTAGTAACCACTTTGACGAAAAAAATGTCCGAGGATTTAACAGATTATTTGAAAGAAATTGGGATAAAAGTCCAATATCTTCATTCAGAGATTAAAACGCTGGAGAGGATTGAAATTATTCGTGAGCTGCGTCTGGGAAAATATGATGTTCTCATCGGGATTAACCTCTTAAGGGAAGGGCTGGACATTCCGGAGGTCTCGCTTGTGACGATATTGGATGCAGATAAAGAAGGTTTCCTTCGTTCAGAGCGTTCGCTGATTCAGACGATCGGACGGGCGGCTCGGAATGCAAACGGGCAAGTCATTATGTATGCTGACCGAATCACGGATTCGATGGAGAAAGCAATCAGCGAAACAAAACGGCGCCGGGCAATGCAGGAGGAGTACAACCTTAAGCACGGAGTTACGCCGAAAACAATTCAGAAGGACATTCGTGATGTCATTCGTGCTACCCATGCTGCGGAAGAGCAGGAAGAGTACAAACCAGCAGCATCATTTGGCAAAATGTCAAAAAAGGAAAGAGATCGCTTAATCGCCGATATGGAGAAAGAAATGAAGGACGCGGCCAAAGCGCTTGATTTCGAACGCGCTGCCGAGCTTCGCGATCTACTATTTGAATTGAAAGCGGAAGGATAA
- a CDS encoding CsbA family protein gives MSALILPGLMVLLFSRVTYNRVIGLVLTVALIAASAYKGYTNTFLLVVIDAFSLTAGFWLAAKMMPRALKKAND, from the coding sequence TTGTCGGCACTTATACTGCCTGGACTCATGGTTCTGCTTTTTTCTCGGGTCACATACAATCGGGTCATCGGTCTTGTATTGACAGTTGCACTTATTGCTGCATCTGCCTACAAAGGTTACACCAATACATTTTTACTTGTTGTGATTGATGCATTTTCATTAACAGCAGGTTTCTGGCTGGCGGCAAAAATGATGCCGCGGGCTTTGAAAAAAGCGAATGACTAA
- the pgmB gene encoding beta-phosphoglucomutase, whose product MVQQLKAIIFDLDGVITDTAEFHYLAWKAVSEELGIPFTRDFNEELKGVSRMESLEKILVLGGKQNDFTEREKVLLAERKNNHYCRLIEEITPKDLLPGIGDFLAEVKQRGIKIGLASVSKNAFTVMNHLNLTSEFDTIVDAAAIRNGKPDPEIFLRAADQLGIEPNACIGIEDAEAGVAAIKAAGMFAVGIGKAERLAQADLLYRTTKEMQFEEIYKAFISQK is encoded by the coding sequence ATGGTTCAACAACTGAAAGCTATTATTTTTGATTTGGACGGAGTAATTACAGATACGGCGGAGTTTCATTATCTTGCATGGAAAGCCGTAAGCGAAGAACTTGGGATTCCATTTACAAGAGATTTCAATGAGGAACTAAAGGGAGTTTCTCGAATGGAATCACTGGAAAAAATATTGGTATTGGGTGGAAAGCAGAATGATTTTACCGAGCGCGAAAAGGTTTTGCTTGCAGAGAGAAAGAATAATCATTACTGCCGCTTAATTGAAGAAATTACCCCTAAGGATCTTTTGCCGGGAATTGGTGATTTTCTCGCAGAGGTAAAGCAAAGGGGAATAAAAATTGGCTTAGCTTCTGTCAGTAAAAATGCTTTTACCGTCATGAATCATCTGAATTTAACGAGTGAGTTTGACACGATTGTAGACGCTGCAGCCATTCGAAATGGAAAACCCGACCCTGAGATATTTTTGCGGGCGGCTGACCAATTAGGAATTGAACCAAATGCCTGTATTGGGATTGAAGATGCCGAAGCCGGGGTCGCTGCGATCAAGGCAGCAGGCATGTTTGCCGTTGGCATCGGAAAAGCGGAAAGACTGGCACAAGCAGACTTGCTATATCGTACTACTAAAGAAATGCAATTTGAGGAAATATATAAAGCTTTTATTTCGCAAAAATAG
- a CDS encoding glycoside hydrolase family 65 protein, which translates to MSWKISSSNLDSSQILVDESLFFTGNGYLGVRGNFEEGLPASQKTIRGTYINAFHDSVPIPYGEKHVAFPDTQQKLLNIIDAQTIEIYFGEERFSLAEGEILSFERKLHLDQGFTERIIDWCSPSGKKVKLCFKRLVSFQNQEAFIQRVELESSDDLGRVRIVSTINGDVSNFVDANDPRVASGHAKLLHVTNVEQTEGISFVECETTNTKLKTACAATYCLDVFNSRRDVTETTGITSEFTFDFTGKAAFEKKSIFVDTWRHGKDLRVSAIEQQRQLADKSFQHFLQEQIFFLQDFWKRSDVVITGDPAIQEGIRFNLYHLLQSAGRDRFSNISAKGLSGEGYEGHYFWDTEIYIFPVFLMTQPEMAKRLLLYRYSILDYARDHAKEMGHKKGALYPWRTISGTECSSYYPSGSAQYHISADIAYSFIQYYLVSGDLQFIKEYGAEVLFETARLWLDTGHYDGEAFKIDAVTGPDEYTCIVNNNYYTNVMAKHNLHWAVKFYQLLKEADQEAFAIVSDKIGLHSEEISSWQKAAVQMYLPYDEERKINPQDDTFLHKAVWDLANTPKEEFPLLLHYHPLTLYRYQVCKQADTVLAHFLLEDEQTIETIRNSYDYYEKITTHDSSLSTCIFSIMASKLGDHAKGYHYFNETARLDLDNTHGNTKDGLHMANMGGTWLAIVFGFAGLRMKEEAISFSPILPAKWEGYRFSIQYQGRRIQLEKTVDQTVIALLEGDALTIKLFDQSYLLEKAAPIKI; encoded by the coding sequence ATGTCATGGAAAATTAGTTCTAGTAATCTGGACAGTTCACAAATTTTAGTGGATGAGAGTTTATTTTTCACAGGTAATGGCTATTTGGGCGTGCGTGGAAACTTTGAAGAAGGTCTCCCAGCCAGTCAAAAGACCATTCGCGGTACGTATATAAATGCTTTTCATGATTCTGTTCCGATCCCATATGGTGAAAAGCATGTCGCATTTCCGGATACACAGCAAAAGCTGTTAAATATCATCGATGCCCAAACAATTGAAATTTACTTTGGAGAAGAACGGTTTAGTCTTGCGGAAGGAGAAATTCTGTCATTTGAAAGAAAGCTTCATCTTGATCAAGGATTTACGGAAAGAATCATTGATTGGTGTTCACCATCTGGAAAAAAAGTCAAGCTTTGCTTTAAACGGCTTGTTTCATTCCAGAATCAAGAGGCCTTTATCCAAAGGGTGGAACTGGAATCATCAGATGATCTTGGCCGAGTGCGAATCGTTTCCACGATTAATGGAGATGTTTCCAATTTCGTTGATGCAAACGATCCGCGGGTTGCTTCTGGGCATGCCAAGCTACTCCATGTTACCAACGTGGAGCAAACAGAGGGCATTTCTTTTGTCGAGTGTGAAACAACCAATACAAAGCTTAAGACAGCATGTGCAGCCACATACTGCTTGGATGTTTTCAATTCACGGCGCGATGTTACGGAAACAACGGGAATTACAAGCGAATTTACATTTGATTTCACCGGAAAAGCGGCATTTGAGAAAAAAAGTATTTTTGTAGATACATGGAGACATGGTAAAGACTTACGTGTCTCAGCTATCGAGCAGCAAAGACAGCTCGCTGATAAAAGTTTTCAGCACTTTCTGCAGGAACAAATCTTCTTTTTGCAAGATTTTTGGAAGAGATCAGATGTTGTGATTACTGGCGACCCGGCCATCCAAGAAGGGATCCGTTTCAATTTATATCATCTGCTTCAATCCGCAGGAAGGGACCGCTTTTCCAATATCTCGGCCAAGGGGTTATCTGGTGAAGGTTACGAAGGCCACTATTTTTGGGATACGGAAATCTATATCTTCCCAGTCTTTTTAATGACTCAGCCGGAAATGGCCAAACGACTTCTATTGTATCGTTATTCGATTCTGGATTATGCTCGGGATCATGCCAAAGAAATGGGTCACAAGAAAGGCGCATTATATCCATGGCGGACCATATCAGGAACAGAATGTTCTTCCTATTATCCGTCTGGTTCTGCGCAATACCATATTAGCGCAGATATAGCCTATAGCTTTATTCAATATTATCTTGTCAGCGGTGATTTGCAGTTTATCAAGGAATACGGGGCAGAAGTGCTGTTTGAAACAGCAAGACTGTGGCTGGATACAGGCCATTATGACGGAGAAGCCTTTAAAATAGATGCGGTCACAGGTCCTGATGAATATACGTGTATCGTTAACAATAACTACTATACAAATGTGATGGCAAAGCACAATTTGCATTGGGCTGTTAAATTTTATCAATTGCTAAAAGAAGCGGATCAAGAGGCTTTTGCCATTGTTTCTGATAAAATTGGACTTCATTCCGAAGAGATTTCGAGCTGGCAAAAAGCTGCTGTACAAATGTATTTGCCATATGATGAGGAACGGAAAATTAATCCTCAGGACGATACATTTTTACATAAGGCTGTCTGGGATCTGGCGAACACGCCGAAGGAAGAATTTCCGCTGTTATTGCACTATCATCCTTTAACATTATATCGTTATCAGGTTTGCAAACAGGCGGATACAGTGTTAGCTCACTTTTTGTTAGAGGATGAGCAGACCATTGAAACGATTCGCAATTCTTATGATTATTATGAAAAAATAACGACCCACGATTCGTCTTTATCAACCTGCATCTTTAGTATTATGGCTTCAAAATTAGGGGATCACGCTAAGGGCTATCATTATTTTAATGAGACTGCAAGATTGGATTTGGATAATACCCACGGTAACACAAAGGACGGCCTCCATATGGCAAACATGGGAGGGACATGGCTGGCTATTGTATTTGGATTTGCCGGACTGAGAATGAAAGAAGAAGCTATTTCTTTTTCGCCAATACTGCCGGCGAAGTGGGAAGGGTACCGTTTCTCCATCCAATATCAAGGGCGCAGGATCCAGCTTGAAAAAACAGTTGATCAAACGGTTATTGCGCTATTAGAGGGCGATGCTTTAACCATTAAACTTTTCGATCAGTCATATCTGCTTGAAAAAGCTGCTCCGATTAAGATTTGA
- a CDS encoding carbohydrate ABC transporter permease: MQASKRKLWITFGIIVVFYLFAMVFPFFWVFITSFKTSGEIFGTGAFRAIPKHPTIQNYITVLFEKNILNSIKNSLIVASTTTVYIIIVATFSAYAISRFQFRGKNILLGLILAVSMFPQMIIIGPVYNLFEHLKLLNSYAVVLPYSTITLPMAVWILVTHFNQIPGALEESAKMDGATTFQTLYKIIFPLAAPGVFTTAIITFIAAWNEFLLTITLNPDAEYHTVPVAISFLRTQFEILWGQVSAATVIVTIPTLIIVLFFQRQIVSGLTSGGVKE; this comes from the coding sequence ATGCAGGCATCGAAAAGAAAGCTTTGGATTACCTTTGGGATCATTGTGGTCTTCTATTTGTTTGCGATGGTGTTCCCGTTTTTCTGGGTATTCATCACCTCCTTTAAAACCTCGGGTGAAATATTTGGAACAGGAGCATTCCGGGCTATCCCGAAACATCCAACCATTCAAAACTACATTACCGTTCTTTTTGAAAAAAATATTTTAAATTCGATTAAAAATAGTTTAATAGTCGCATCAACAACGACTGTCTATATCATCATCGTCGCAACCTTTTCAGCCTATGCGATTTCCAGGTTCCAATTCAGAGGGAAAAATATTCTGCTTGGATTGATTCTGGCTGTGTCGATGTTTCCACAAATGATTATTATTGGACCGGTTTACAATTTATTTGAACACTTGAAGCTGCTTAATTCTTATGCAGTCGTCCTTCCTTATTCAACCATTACATTGCCAATGGCGGTTTGGATCTTGGTCACGCATTTTAATCAAATACCAGGGGCATTAGAAGAATCGGCAAAAATGGACGGAGCGACAACATTTCAAACCTTATATAAAATCATCTTCCCGTTGGCGGCACCCGGTGTCTTTACAACCGCCATTATTACATTTATCGCTGCTTGGAATGAATTCCTGTTAACAATTACCCTGAATCCAGATGCGGAATATCATACAGTGCCTGTTGCCATCTCCTTCCTAAGAACACAATTTGAAATTCTTTGGGGGCAGGTATCAGCCGCAACCGTGATCGTCACGATCCCAACACTGATCATCGTCCTATTCTTCCAGCGGCAAATCGTTTCCGGCCTCACAAGCGGCGGGGTTAAAGAGTAA
- a CDS encoding carbohydrate ABC transporter permease has protein sequence MRKMGFKEWLFIVPTLLLIAVFSVWPVVQSFTYTFFDYRLNDQQKAGLYLSERFNTSMFNETQMYVSMFLEEDLPNIMDAQDKDKVAALNKELSAVDQKYKDQKDVIKISKQEKAKIEQLHKDAKDLVTSLNQKYKLIHKNDLPKLVNDLQNSVVPSNFIGLKGYKQALTDSRVGIALRNTTVFTVISVFIELILGLGLALVLNKTIFGQGMIRTTSLIPWAIPTAVAALMWSYLFNGSSGIVAHFFESVGLVHKSQDLLLSGPGAMASTILADVWKTTPYMALLLLAGLQNIAKDLYEAASIDGATKIQTFFKVTLPLLKPSILVALLFRMLDAFRVFDLVYVLTGGGPGGETETMSIYAYKVMFGQTNFGYGSIIVMLMFVCVAIIAIIFVKFLGANLMERN, from the coding sequence ATGCGAAAAATGGGGTTTAAGGAATGGTTGTTTATCGTTCCAACATTATTGCTCATTGCCGTATTTTCTGTATGGCCGGTGGTGCAATCCTTCACCTATACTTTCTTTGATTACCGTTTAAACGACCAGCAAAAGGCTGGGTTGTACCTTAGTGAAAGATTTAACACGTCCATGTTCAATGAAACGCAAATGTATGTCTCTATGTTTTTGGAAGAGGATCTGCCAAATATAATGGATGCACAGGATAAAGACAAGGTGGCTGCTCTAAACAAAGAGCTTTCTGCTGTGGATCAAAAGTATAAAGATCAAAAAGACGTCATCAAAATCAGTAAACAGGAAAAAGCCAAAATTGAACAGCTGCACAAGGATGCTAAGGATTTAGTTACATCACTGAATCAAAAATATAAACTAATCCATAAAAATGATCTGCCCAAACTGGTGAATGATTTGCAAAACAGCGTGGTCCCTTCGAACTTTATTGGTTTGAAAGGATATAAGCAAGCGCTGACGGACAGCCGGGTGGGAATTGCTTTACGAAATACGACTGTGTTTACCGTTATTTCCGTTTTTATTGAACTTATTCTCGGGCTAGGCCTTGCACTTGTATTAAATAAAACGATATTCGGACAAGGGATGATTCGTACTACCTCATTGATTCCTTGGGCGATCCCAACAGCTGTTGCAGCATTAATGTGGAGCTATCTTTTCAATGGAAGCAGCGGAATTGTCGCACACTTTTTTGAATCGGTCGGTTTGGTTCATAAATCGCAAGATCTGCTCTTGAGCGGGCCGGGGGCAATGGCTTCTACTATCTTAGCAGATGTATGGAAAACAACCCCATATATGGCCTTATTATTGTTAGCGGGCTTGCAAAATATAGCAAAAGATTTATATGAAGCGGCATCAATTGACGGAGCAACGAAAATTCAAACCTTTTTTAAAGTGACATTGCCACTGTTAAAACCATCGATTTTAGTTGCCTTGTTATTCCGGATGCTGGATGCCTTCCGCGTATTTGACCTTGTTTATGTATTGACAGGGGGCGGCCCTGGAGGCGAAACCGAAACCATGTCCATCTATGCTTATAAGGTGATGTTTGGCCAGACAAACTTTGGCTATGGCTCGATCATTGTCATGCTCATGTTCGTTTGCGTCGCCATCATCGCGATTATCTTTGTCAAATTCCTGGGTGCAAACCTAATGGAGAGAAATTAA
- a CDS encoding extracellular solute-binding protein: protein MHRKKMFTKLLAFSFAASIALTGCSSSTSSDKSKTSDNSNGSSSPIVLKFAAQADSTPATKKLIEAYNQEQHKYKVEWTQMTNDSAQMHDQLLTSLSSGSSDYDVISMDVVWAGEFAGAGYLQPIDLQMNKDGLKKTDYNAGSMASGNLEGKQYTLPFFPDLGILYYRKDIVSKDDAAKLESGNYTYNDLYTMSQKYTGKSNTKYGFVYQSKQYEGLTVNATEFSKSYQDVKGGLETMYKFTQAPFEPKDLLNYMEGETATAFNQGNAVFARNWPYEFGMIKGKQSGVTVTVDQVGVAPLPNGDSVGGWLLGINKNSKHADGAWDFIKFAAGENGQKVMSIQGGYLPGYNALLNNDEVKNANALLSYPGFQKALSSTIARPVSPEYSKTSDTIQVAAHKYLSSGSGIDDAVKTIEDAVKGK from the coding sequence ATGCACAGAAAAAAAATGTTTACTAAATTGTTAGCGTTTTCTTTTGCGGCTAGCATTGCACTTACCGGATGCAGCAGCAGTACCAGCAGTGATAAAAGTAAAACATCTGACAACAGCAATGGAAGCTCTAGTCCAATTGTTTTAAAGTTTGCAGCACAGGCTGACAGCACACCTGCAACTAAAAAATTAATTGAAGCATACAACCAGGAGCAGCACAAATACAAGGTTGAATGGACGCAAATGACAAACGACTCCGCGCAAATGCATGATCAACTTCTAACGTCTTTATCAAGCGGCTCATCTGACTATGATGTTATTTCCATGGATGTTGTTTGGGCTGGTGAATTTGCCGGAGCCGGATATTTGCAGCCAATTGATTTGCAAATGAACAAAGACGGTTTGAAAAAGACAGATTATAATGCAGGATCTATGGCTTCAGGCAATCTGGAAGGCAAACAGTATACTCTTCCCTTCTTCCCTGACTTAGGAATTCTTTATTACCGCAAGGATATTGTGAGCAAGGACGATGCTGCTAAATTAGAAAGCGGCAATTACACGTATAACGATCTGTATACTATGTCTCAAAAATATACTGGCAAAAGTAATACAAAGTACGGTTTTGTCTACCAATCCAAGCAATATGAAGGGCTAACCGTAAATGCTACAGAGTTCTCCAAATCATATCAAGATGTTAAAGGCGGACTTGAAACGATGTATAAATTTACACAAGCTCCGTTCGAACCAAAAGATCTCCTTAACTATATGGAAGGCGAAACCGCCACGGCCTTTAACCAAGGAAATGCCGTGTTTGCTCGTAACTGGCCATACGAATTTGGGATGATCAAAGGAAAACAAAGCGGTGTTACTGTAACTGTTGACCAAGTGGGCGTTGCTCCACTGCCTAATGGCGATTCTGTTGGCGGATGGCTTTTAGGAATCAATAAAAACTCTAAACATGCAGATGGCGCTTGGGACTTTATCAAATTTGCTGCCGGTGAAAATGGACAAAAAGTTATGTCCATTCAGGGTGGATACTTACCTGGATATAATGCCCTGCTTAATAATGACGAAGTGAAAAATGCGAATGCATTGTTAAGTTATCCTGGGTTCCAAAAAGCTTTATCATCAACTATTGCCAGACCAGTCTCACCTGAATACTCTAAAACTTCTGATACCATTCAAGTGGCGGCACATAAATATTTAAGCTCTGGTTCAGGTATTGATGATGCAGTCAAAACCATTGAGGATGCTGTTAAAGGCAAGTAA
- a CDS encoding helix-turn-helix domain-containing protein, with translation MQIKNENIKRFFETRAENNLNFYYHPSYTLEQQLMDCIIRCDHMGAKEVLDQINSLERAKLSSEPLRSLKNSLICSCTLFTRAVIHGGVLPEDAFNLSDVMIRQIEKTDSSNALKELEYEMVNCFIDTLKSTEKLEYNPLVNKAITYIHREIFNDELSLEKIAEFAGVHPAYLSKIFKESIGVIIPEYINRKKIEDSKYFLLHTDSRLSEIAQMLGYCNQSYYTSLFKKYTGMTPRQYKSSFLSKSQDITQEQADFQKRTKNNN, from the coding sequence ATGCAAATCAAAAATGAAAATATTAAACGATTTTTCGAGACACGTGCCGAAAATAATCTCAATTTCTACTATCATCCTTCATATACATTGGAGCAGCAATTGATGGACTGCATTATTCGTTGTGACCATATGGGGGCAAAAGAGGTTTTGGATCAGATTAATAGTTTGGAAAGAGCCAAACTGTCTTCAGAACCGCTTCGCTCGTTGAAAAATTCCTTGATTTGCTCCTGCACCTTATTTACTCGCGCTGTCATTCATGGCGGTGTATTACCCGAGGACGCGTTTAATCTGAGTGATGTGATGATCCGCCAAATCGAGAAGACAGACTCAAGCAATGCCTTAAAAGAGCTTGAATATGAAATGGTGAACTGTTTTATTGATACATTAAAAAGTACGGAAAAACTGGAATACAACCCGTTGGTGAACAAAGCGATTACTTATATTCACCGTGAAATTTTCAACGATGAATTATCACTTGAAAAAATTGCGGAATTTGCCGGTGTCCATCCAGCCTATTTATCAAAGATTTTTAAGGAATCGATCGGAGTCATTATTCCCGAATACATCAACCGTAAAAAGATTGAAGATTCCAAGTATTTTCTTCTTCACACCGACTCCCGACTAAGTGAAATTGCCCAAATGCTGGGATACTGCAATCAAAGTTATTATACTTCCTTATTTAAAAAATACACCGGAATGACACCACGACAATATAAAAGCAGCTTTCTTTCAAAATCGCAAGATATCACCCAAGAGCAGGCAGATTTCCAAAAAAGGACTAAAAACAACAATTAG
- a CDS encoding C40 family peptidase — protein sequence MLKKFVKYSVSVAVIAAMMQTTPTFASTVTQDQINATQGQINDFETKIQKLDNQIIIGMDKSQKLSTAISAEKVKIEKTKSDIEQAQKDLDAHKEVYSARLKSMQEDGQQPVITYAELLFSSDNLSQFLTRFTAISQIIQSDTDLLNGLNEKEQALKTAGEKLHSELNNLKQSQNELAAEQKKIEADKQEIEKELASAKNNLQSQKTQLAQQQAEEKAKQEALAAQKRLAEQRALAQQQAQQRAQSQASSSASFTAVSGSNSGDASSVIAYAEQFLGTPYVWGGTTPSGFDCSGFMQYVFRSVGVDLPRVAADQQNVGTRISPDQVQPGDLVFKGDPAYHVGMYIGGGKWIQSPETGDVVKISNYNPAKFSSAARVLR from the coding sequence ATGTTGAAGAAATTTGTAAAATATTCGGTATCGGTTGCAGTCATCGCTGCTATGATGCAAACAACCCCTACTTTTGCCAGCACGGTAACTCAAGATCAAATCAATGCGACGCAAGGACAAATCAATGATTTTGAAACAAAGATTCAAAAATTGGACAACCAAATTATCATCGGAATGGATAAAAGCCAAAAATTGTCCACTGCGATTAGCGCTGAAAAAGTAAAAATAGAAAAAACAAAGTCTGACATCGAACAAGCACAAAAAGATTTGGACGCGCACAAAGAGGTTTATTCCGCTCGTTTAAAAAGCATGCAAGAAGATGGACAGCAGCCTGTTATAACATATGCTGAACTTTTATTTTCATCAGATAACCTATCTCAATTTTTAACTCGTTTTACTGCGATTTCTCAAATTATTCAAAGTGACACAGACTTACTGAACGGATTAAATGAAAAAGAACAAGCCCTGAAAACTGCTGGAGAAAAGCTACATAGTGAATTAAACAATCTAAAGCAGAGCCAGAATGAATTAGCGGCTGAGCAGAAAAAGATTGAAGCAGATAAACAGGAAATTGAAAAAGAATTAGCATCAGCGAAAAACAATTTGCAAAGTCAAAAAACGCAACTCGCTCAACAGCAGGCCGAAGAAAAAGCTAAACAAGAAGCTCTTGCAGCTCAAAAAAGACTTGCTGAACAAAGAGCTTTGGCGCAACAACAAGCACAGCAGCGAGCTCAATCGCAAGCTTCAAGTTCCGCATCATTTACTGCTGTATCAGGAAGTAATTCCGGTGATGCAAGTAGCGTCATTGCGTATGCTGAACAATTTTTAGGTACACCTTATGTTTGGGGCGGTACTACGCCAAGCGGCTTTGATTGCTCTGGATTTATGCAGTATGTTTTCCGTTCTGTGGGAGTGGATCTGCCAAGGGTAGCAGCAGACCAACAGAATGTCGGAACTAGAATTTCTCCAGACCAAGTGCAGCCAGGAGATCTAGTATTTAAAGGCGATCCTGCATACCACGTTGGTATGTATATTGGCGGCGGAAAGTGGATTCAATCACCGGAAACGGGTGATGTTGTAAAAATTTCTAACTATAATCCAGCAAAGTTTTCAAGTGCTGCTAGAGTATTACGTTAG